The sequence TTGTACTGTTGCGACGCCTAAAGACGCAATTAACGGTAATTGCGCTGTTGAAAGTTTAGTACCTGCGGGCAATACAATGTCGTTTTCTTTAATATCTTCACCAATACGGCGAATATTCTGGCCTTTCTTTGCTGGCTGTAAAAAACGAACCCCATGTTCAGTTACTTCAGCGTCTTCTTGCATAATCACGGTATCAACACCTGCAGGAACCATAGCTCCTGTCATAATGCGTACACATTGTCCCGCGGGGAGTTCTCCCTCAAAAGGAATACCCGCGAACGATTTACCGGCAATAGGCAGTGGAGTTTGAGCGTCTAAGTCAGCGTAACGTAGCCCGTAACCATCCATTGCCGAATTATCAAAAGGCGGAACATTCAGTGGCGATGTAATATCTTCACTTAGAATATAATCTGCAGCGTTATTTAATGGAATGTTAAGGGTATTCGTAATTGCCAGCGGTTTTTCAAGTAGTTTTTCTAGCGCTTCATCAAGAGATAATAAACCGCTAACGTGACATTGACTCATCATATACTCCAAGATCTATCGAAATGTTCTGTTTTATTTCATGATACTAATCTATCACGATGAACATCATCATGTCAGAGATCATCTTGTGAATAGAAAGAAATGAAACTTCTTATTGCAAAAATGTTAACTGATTGAGGTTAATGTGTTGCTTGTTCTGTTATTAATAAGCAGCATATTGAAAATGATAAAACAAAATAATGGATATCCATGAATACTTCAAATCACCCAAGTCATTCAGCACAAGCTTTTCATATCGCTTTTAGTGGGTTTCTTGCTTTAGTGGTTGCAATGGGAATAGGGCGCTTTACATTTACCCCACAAGTGCCGTTGATGATTGCAGAACATCAATTAACGCTGACAACGGCGGGAATTGTGGCTGCATTTAATTACCTTGGTTATCTTGCTGGCTCTTATGATGCGATGAAAGCTGTTAAAGGTGTGGGATATCGTTTGTGGGCGGGACTTTGGGGGGCGGTGATAATCACGCTGTTGTCTGCTTTTTTAAATGATGCATTTACACATAGCATTGCACGTTTTTTTATTGGTTGGGCAAGTGGTTGGACATTAGTACTGGTGGCTTCATGGGCAAATGAGTTACTTGCTCGCCTTAATCGACCTGCATTAAGTGTGGCCGTTTATGCAGGAACAGGCGTCGGTATCTTGATTAGCGGTATTCTTGCTGTATTCATTATGAAATGGCAAATGAGTGCGACAGCAGGGTGGTTAATTTATGGTTCTCTTGCTTTTATTTGTGCCATATATGTAAGTTATCATCTTCCAAAGCCTTGGACAATGAATAGGGAAGAAGTCAACGTTGCTCCTTTAACGCTTACGCCTGCGATGAAAAAGCTGATTTGGGGTTATACTTTTGCCGGATTTGGCTATATTTTACCCGCTACATTTCTTTCTCAAATGGCGGCAGAGCGGTTTCCGGGGAGCTTAATTGCGCAATTTGTTTGGCCTGTCTTTGGTGCTTCTGCGGCATTATGTATTGGGATTGCTATTTTAACACGTAATGTATTAAACACGCAGTTACGCTTAGCCATTACGCTTTGGTTACAAGCATTAGGTATTTTGATTGCAGAGTGGATCCCTACAATAACAGGGCTTGCGATTGGTGCTTTCTTAATTGGTGGCGGTCTTATGTGCGCTGTACAACTTGCTTTTTTACGAGGCAAAGAATTAGCCCCTGATCATGGGCGCTATATGGCGGGTTTACTCACCACTTTTTATGCTATCGGACAATTAGTTGGTCCTGTTATTTCTTCACTTTCAACAGCATTGACGGGAAAATTAGAACCCGCACTTTATGTGGCATTTATTGTGTTGATTATAGGCGGATTTTTAGTGTGCTTAAAAGAAAAAACGGATCAGTAAACTAAAAATAGCGCATACAAAAATGCAATAATCTCATAACGAAAAATGCGGTATTGCTGGATAATGTGATTGAGGTCATCTAAAGTGTAAGCTGTTGTTGCTAAGTGCGATAACAGTTACTTAATTAATGTGTTTATCGGAGAGTCCAATGTCATCATTAAGTAAAGAGGCGCAATGGGTGCATGCTGCGTTAGTTGAACGCGGTTTGGAAACGCCTCTTCGTGAACCTAAGCTCTCTCCAAGTGAGAGCAAACAGCAAATTGAACATCATATGACAGAAGTGATGAAGCTGTTAAATCTGGATTTAAGCGACGATAGTTTAGCTGAAACACCTCGCCGTATCGCTAAAATGTATGTTGATGAAATTTTCTCAGGGTTGGATTACCACAACTTCCCAAAAATCACGCTAATTGAAAATAAAATGCAAGTTGATGAAATGGTGACAGTGCGAGATATCACATTAACAAGTACTTGCGAACATCACTTTGTCACTATTGATGGTAAAGCGACTGTGGCTTATATCCCGAAAGATAAAGTAATTGGGTTATCTAAAATCAATCGTATTGTGCAATTCTTTGCTCAACGCCCCCAAGTACAAGAACGCTTAACACAGCAAATTCTGATTGCATTACAAACGTTACTAGGTACAAAAAATGTGGCTGTTTCTATTGATGCCGTTCACTATTGTGTTAAAGCGCGTGGCATTCGTGATGCAACGAGTGCTACCACAACAACATCGTTAGGTGGGTTATTTAAATCGAGTCAAAATACGCGTCAGGAGTTTTTGCGCGCTGTTCGTCATCTTTGAGATTTTAAATAAACATGAATGAATCGTCTCATCAACGTATCGAAGCACTTGATGCGTTGAGAGGAATGGCGATCCTTGGCATTCTATTACTCAATATTTCAGGTTTTGCATTATTAAGAGTGGCTTCATTTAACCCCTTACATTCGGGAGAAGCCTCTTTTGGTGAGCGTATAACATGGATGGCATTAAATCTGTTTGCTCAAGGGAAATTCCTCTTTATTTTTGCGCTACTATTTGGTGGTACGCTTTATCTCCTTTTATATAAAGGAACTCGTTTTAATTTATCGCGACTCGTTGTGCTGGCATTGATTGGTGTTATTCACACATTATTTATTTGGGAAGGGGATATTTTATTTCCATATAGTATATGTGGTTTATTTGTTTTTGCGTTTATCAAATCAATAGCGACAAAGCGTCAATTTATATTGGGAGCAATACTCTATTTTTGTGGTGCACTTATTTTAGGTGCGTTGTTTTACTATTATCGGGATTTTATTGATACCGTTTGGTATAGCACCCCATACTCTCAATTGGCTGAATCAGATTGGAAAACAGGCCCTTATTTAAACAGTGTTTACTATCGTTTGAATGAGCTAAGTCTTTTTGTATTTAATTTAGTACGTCAATACAGTTGGTTTTTGTTTGGTGCGATGCTGATGGGCTCTGCATTAATGGCATCAGGTTGGTTGCAACAGAAATTTAGTCGTGCCCATTATGGCTATGTGGCACTTTATTTCCTCACAATTAGTTTAAGCTTTCAAGCAATCATTGTGCTGGTGGATTATTACCTTGATTGGGATTACCGATGGGCGGCTATTTGGGCTCAACCTTTAACTATGCTGATCCAAGTGATGCAAAGTTTGGGGTATATTGCGCTGTTTTATTGGAGTTGGAATATTATTCAACACTCTTATTTTGCTTATGCTTTACGTTGTGTTGGCAAAATGGCGTTAACGACCTATTTAATGCAAAGTCTTATCGGTATTTATTTATTTCAGCGCATGGGGCTATTTAATCAATTTACTTTACCAGAACTGATGCCTTTTGTTGCCATCATTTGGGCAATCAATATTGCTTTTGCTGTGATCTGGTTACGTTATTTTCCACAAGGACCAATAGAGTGGATCTGGCGTAAATCAGCCTCGAAATTAGCGCAATTTTTTTAGGTTTTTTCATGATTATTTTCATTCAGAGGAAGCGATTCGACTTCCTCGGGTGAAACCGCAGGGTAACCTTTAATACCTTCAGGTATAGATTGTATTGCGGGAATAGTTTCGGGGGGGCCTAAGAATCGAGGTTCGCGTTTTAGAATATACACATCAATCATTGCACCAACTCTTGCGAAGACTTCGCGTACACGTACCTTAAACATGCTTTTAGGTGATGCAACCGCAAAACATTGTGCATCAATACCTTTTTCTAATGCGATAAAAACCGCACGTTCACAGTGAAAACGCTGGGTAATAATGGTAAATCCATCTGTACCAAATACCTCTTTTGTTCGAACTACGGAATCAAGTGTTCTGAAGCCTGCAAAATCCATCACAATACGAGAGGCAGGAATACCTGCTTTAATGAGATCTTTACGCATCGTATTTGGCTCATTATAGCTATGCTTTGCATTATCACCACTGAGTAATAAATACTGAATTTTGCCACTATTATAAGCATTAACAGCACCTTGGATGCGGTATTGATAAAACTGATTTATATAGCCACTGGTATAGTACTTTGATGTACCCAACACCATACCCACTTTTTTAGCAGGTAATGTATCCACATCTTCAAAGATATAAGGATGAGTTTTCCAGCCGATCCATCGATCGCAAGCAATCAAGGTGATTGCAAGTAGAATAAAAAGTGTAAGAAAGAGATAAATGAGGCGTTTTAGCATGCCCTTGCCTTAATGACGCAAATAATAAATGACTTTCATAATACTTAAGGCTACTTGAGCCGAGATAGGGAAGCAAGAAAAAAGCGCCTCATATTAAGTAATGACGCGCTTTTCAGAATGGTACTTAGTGTTTAAAAGACTTAGAACGAGGTTCTTTTATAAATACGGTACTCTGGTGACCAATAGTTACGTTCAATAGCTTCTTCTAATGCTGAATCAGAAGTCACCGTTGCGACACCTTGTACTTGTGCTTCTTTTGCAACTTGTTTTGCGATATAACGAGAAACTTGTTGAATATCAGCCAGTAAAGGTAGCAGAGAACCATCACCTTCTTTTGCCATTGGTGAGCAATCGGCTAATGCGCGACTTGCTACCATTAACATGGCATCAGTAACACGTTTTGCACCACAGGCAATGACACCTAATCCAATACCAGGGAAGATATAAGAGTTGTTGCATTGTGCAATTGGATACTCTTTATCTTTATATTTAACTGGCGCGAATGGGCTCCCTGTTGCGACTAAAGCTTGGCCATCCGTCCAGTTGATAATGTCCTCAGGACGTGCTTCTACACGGGATGTTGGGTTAGATAATGGCATTACGATAGGACGTTCACAGTGTTTGTGCATTTCACGAATAATTTCTTCAGTGAATAAACCCGCTTGTCCTGAAACACCAATCAAAATCGTTGGTTTTGCATTCTTAACCACTTCTAACAGTGAAATCGCATCGCTTCCGGTTTCCCAATCAGCAATAGTTTCGCTTTTTTGAATAAGTTTACTTTGGAAATCAAGTAAATTTGGCAGTTTGTCTGTCAATAAGCCGAAACGGTCAACCATAAAGATACGTTCACGCGCTTGTTCATCACTTAAACCTTCAGATTTCATTTGGGCAATGATTTGCTCAGCAATACCACAACCCGCAGAACCTGCGCCTAAGAACGTGACAGTTTGGTCTTTTAATTGGCGACCAGCAGCACGACTTGCTGCAATTAGGCTACCTAAAGTGACCGACGCTGTACCTTGAATATCATCATTAAAACAACATAATTCGTCACGATAACGGTTTAATAAAGGCATCGCATTTTTTTGTGCGAAATCTTCAAATTGGAGTAAAACATTTGGCCAGCGACGCTTAACAGCTTGGATAAACTCATCAACAAACTCGTTATACTCATCACCTGTAATACGAGGATGACGCCATCCCATATACAGTGGATCGTTTAAACGTTGTGGGTTGTTAGTACCAACATCAAGTACAACCGGCAATGTGTACGCTGGGCTAATACCACCACATGCGGTATATAAAGAGAGTTTTCCGATAGGGATC comes from Proteus vulgaris and encodes:
- the sanA gene encoding outer membrane permeability protein SanA; translation: MLKRLIYLFLTLFILLAITLIACDRWIGWKTHPYIFEDVDTLPAKKVGMVLGTSKYYTSGYINQFYQYRIQGAVNAYNSGKIQYLLLSGDNAKHSYNEPNTMRKDLIKAGIPASRIVMDFAGFRTLDSVVRTKEVFGTDGFTIITQRFHCERAVFIALEKGIDAQCFAVASPKSMFKVRVREVFARVGAMIDVYILKREPRFLGPPETIPAIQSIPEGIKGYPAVSPEEVESLPLNENNHEKT
- a CDS encoding YbfB/YjiJ family MFS transporter — protein: MNTSNHPSHSAQAFHIAFSGFLALVVAMGIGRFTFTPQVPLMIAEHQLTLTTAGIVAAFNYLGYLAGSYDAMKAVKGVGYRLWAGLWGAVIITLLSAFLNDAFTHSIARFFIGWASGWTLVLVASWANELLARLNRPALSVAVYAGTGVGILISGILAVFIMKWQMSATAGWLIYGSLAFICAIYVSYHLPKPWTMNREEVNVAPLTLTPAMKKLIWGYTFAGFGYILPATFLSQMAAERFPGSLIAQFVWPVFGASAALCIGIAILTRNVLNTQLRLAITLWLQALGILIAEWIPTITGLAIGAFLIGGGLMCAVQLAFLRGKELAPDHGRYMAGLLTTFYAIGQLVGPVISSLSTALTGKLEPALYVAFIVLIIGGFLVCLKEKTDQ
- a CDS encoding NAD-dependent malic enzyme, with amino-acid sequence MELEHESKRPLYIPYAGPILLEFPLLNKGSAFSEEERSTFNLHGLLPEAVETIEEQVERAYRQYLDFKNDNDKHIYLRNIQDTNETLFYRLLESHLTEMMPIIYTPTVGEACEHFSDIYRRARGLFISYPNRANIDDMLQNATKQNVKVIVVTDGERILGLGDQGIGGMGIPIGKLSLYTACGGISPAYTLPVVLDVGTNNPQRLNDPLYMGWRHPRITGDEYNEFVDEFIQAVKRRWPNVLLQFEDFAQKNAMPLLNRYRDELCCFNDDIQGTASVTLGSLIAASRAAGRQLKDQTVTFLGAGSAGCGIAEQIIAQMKSEGLSDEQARERIFMVDRFGLLTDKLPNLLDFQSKLIQKSETIADWETGSDAISLLEVVKNAKPTILIGVSGQAGLFTEEIIREMHKHCERPIVMPLSNPTSRVEARPEDIINWTDGQALVATGSPFAPVKYKDKEYPIAQCNNSYIFPGIGLGVIACGAKRVTDAMLMVASRALADCSPMAKEGDGSLLPLLADIQQVSRYIAKQVAKEAQVQGVATVTSDSALEEAIERNYWSPEYRIYKRTSF
- the folE gene encoding GTP cyclohydrolase I FolE, coding for MSSLSKEAQWVHAALVERGLETPLREPKLSPSESKQQIEHHMTEVMKLLNLDLSDDSLAETPRRIAKMYVDEIFSGLDYHNFPKITLIENKMQVDEMVTVRDITLTSTCEHHFVTIDGKATVAYIPKDKVIGLSKINRIVQFFAQRPQVQERLTQQILIALQTLLGTKNVAVSIDAVHYCVKARGIRDATSATTTTSLGGLFKSSQNTRQEFLRAVRHL
- the yeiB gene encoding DUF418 domain-containing protein YeiB: MNESSHQRIEALDALRGMAILGILLLNISGFALLRVASFNPLHSGEASFGERITWMALNLFAQGKFLFIFALLFGGTLYLLLYKGTRFNLSRLVVLALIGVIHTLFIWEGDILFPYSICGLFVFAFIKSIATKRQFILGAILYFCGALILGALFYYYRDFIDTVWYSTPYSQLAESDWKTGPYLNSVYYRLNELSLFVFNLVRQYSWFLFGAMLMGSALMASGWLQQKFSRAHYGYVALYFLTISLSFQAIIVLVDYYLDWDYRWAAIWAQPLTMLIQVMQSLGYIALFYWSWNIIQHSYFAYALRCVGKMALTTYLMQSLIGIYLFQRMGLFNQFTLPELMPFVAIIWAINIAFAVIWLRYFPQGPIEWIWRKSASKLAQFF